In Sorghum bicolor cultivar BTx623 chromosome 10, Sorghum_bicolor_NCBIv3, whole genome shotgun sequence, one genomic interval encodes:
- the LOC8083303 gene encoding GDSL esterase/lipase At2g42990: protein MPSSSSSSSSSQSRSRPCCWLPLLLVLHFSRRATAAGKVPALIVFGDSTVDAGNNNFIPTVARGNFPPYGRDFDRGVATGRFSNGRLVTDFLSEAFGLPSSVPAYLDPGYTIDQLATGVSFASGGTGLDDLTAEIASVIPMSQQLEYFKEYKARLQLAKGETAANGIIAEAVYIFSIGTNDFIVNYFTFPLRQAQYTPAEYAAYLVGLAEAAVRDAYGLGARKMEFTGLAPFGCIPAARTLNRDDPGDCNEEYNRLAATFNAGLQEVVRRLDGELAGARVVYAETYSVVADIVANPSDYGFENVEQGCCGTGLIETSVMCGLDEPLTCQDADKYVFFDSVHPSEQTYRILADHILNTALRVFL from the exons atgccgtcgtcgtcgtcgtcgtcgtcgtcgtcacaaAGCCGCAGCCGCCCGTGCTGCTGGCTGCCACTGCTTCTCGTCCTCCATTTCTCTCGCAGGGCCACCGCCGCCGGCAAGGTGCCGGCGCTGATCGTGTTCGGGGACTCGACGGTGGACGCCGGCAACAACAACTTCATCCCCACCGTCGCCAGGGGCAACTTCCCGCCGTACGGCCGCGACTTCGACAGGGGCGTCGCCACCGGCAGGTTCTCCAACGGCCGCCTCGTCACCGACTTCCTCTCGGAGGCGTTCGGCTTGCCGTCGTCGGTGCCGGCGTACCTGGACCCCGGCTACACCATCGACCAGCTCGCCACCGGCGTCAGCTTTGCCTCCGGAGGCACCGGGCTGGATGATTTGACAGCGGAAATCGCA TCAGTTATCCCCATGAGCCAGCAGCTGGAGTACTTCAAGGAGTACAAGGCGAGACTGCAGCTCGCAAAGGGGGAGACCGCGGCGAACGGCATCATCGCCGAGGCCGTGTacatcttcagcatcggcacCAACGACTTCATCGTCAACTACTTCACCTTCCCTCTCCGGCAAGCCCAGTACACGCCGGCGGAGTACGCCGCGTACCTCGTCGGCCTCGCCGAGGCTGCCGTCCGCGACGCCTACGGCCTCGGCGCGCGCAAGATGGAGTTCACCGGCCTCGCGCCGTTCGGGTGCATCCCCGCCGCCAGGACGCTCAACCGCGACGACCCCGGCGACTGCAACGAGGAGTACAACCGCCTGGCGGCGACGTTCAACGCCGGGCTGCAGGAGGTCGTGAGGAGGCTCGACGGCGAGCTCGCCGGCGCGCGGGTGGTCTACGCGGAGACGTACAGCGTCGTGGCTGACATCGTCGCCAATCCGTCGGACTACG GATTCGAGAACGTTGAGCAAGGCTGCTGTGGCACAGGACTCATCGAGACATCTGTGATGTGCGGCCTGGACGAACCGCTGACGTGTCAAGACGCGGACAAGTACGTGTTCTTCGATTCAGTTCACCCGTCGGAGCAG